The DNA segment atttAGAAAGAAATTGGTTTGTCTCCCGATCCGATTATTTGAAACGGCGCGGAAGATAAAGACAAATAATCGTCGACAAAAAAGTGTACCGGAAGAAGCTGTACAGTCCCCCCCGCCACCTACACCTGTCGGTTACCTCCTCCTTGTAAGGCCCCAATCACCATCATCATTCCCTCCCCTCTGTTTccttttgtcttcttcttcctcaccatTACCCAAAAAACCATTACGCCATTCTGTTAAATTTGCAGACTGCATCTCAATtctctatatatatacacacattaCACACAACACAATCCCTTGTTCTCTTCTTCTCTCGTTTCACCTTTGGTTATGGAGAGCTCTGCCGGCGACGATGCTTCCTCCACTGTTTGGGATGATACTTGCTTCAACGCCATGTTTTCCGGCGTCAGTCTCCAGTCATTTCTCGCCGGTGGTAGTCAGAGTCACACATTTTTGCCGTCTCTGTTCGGAGGAGGATACACTGCCGATGCTCTTGCTTTCCCTGACGGTACTACGTCGTTCTATCCTCAACCGAGCTCTAACTTCGTTGCTGAATGTACCGCTTCTTCCGATGGCTATTTCCTCAAGTTGCCTAAATCCGAGCCGATGAATGTGTATGGAAACACAGAGACTGAAGAAACTGCGTTCGGTCTTCATGATTCGATGTCGTTTCCTCACTTGCCGGATCTCCGTTCGTTGGAGCAATGTTCGTCGTCGTTTAACAAGCGTGCTCGAGTCGATTATTCTATGTTGAATCCGTCGCAGATGGTGGAGCCGATGGTGCGAGGGTGTGAGGGTTTCCAGAAATTTTTTATGCCGTATCAGTACAAACCTTCGTCGGATTTAATAACAACTTCTGCTACTGTGTCTCCCACTGTTCAAATCCCTCGCAGCGCATTGGCTCGACAGCGTCGTCAGAAATTGAGCGACAAGACGCGTTGCTTGCAGAAACTACTTCCGTGGGACAAAAAGATGGATATCGCTACAATGCTTGAAGAAGCGTGCAAATACGTCAAGTTCCTTCAAGCGCAACTCGTCGCACTTCAATCCATGCCCTGTGAATCGGCCATTTCTACTTATTCGAGTAATCATTACATTACCGGTGTGTTTGGTGGATTGGAGAGGCTGAATCGAAACCAACTGTTGCAAGTTTTGGTTAACTCGCCGGTGGCTCAGACAATGCTTTGTTCGCAGAGTTGTTGCGTTTTCTCGGCGGAGCAGTTGGGGCTTATCCAGAAGATAGCAGAGAAAAGAGTTCTACTGCAGCAAATGTCGACATTCCGTCCCAAACCCTAGTTTCCGATGACGTTCCGGCCACCGTTTGTGGTTCAGACCAACAAAAAGGCAAGGCGGCGCGTCCGGTATCACAAGTTCTCTTTATGTGTTTAGATGTTAGGTTATTACAAAGCATATGTTAGTATTAGAATATCCATTCATTTCTCTTCGTTTTTGGTTCATGTAGTCACAATTTAAAATGCTGGGAAATGTTTTTTTGGGTGAAAGTACAATGGAACAGCTACCTTAGTTTTAGTGATCCAGAAAATTAGGTACACAAATTTCAGTAAAGAATGCAGTTCCTTTTCAGAAGCACCCCATTTTCTGCCTACCATTAATTGCTTTTCCATTCTGAGTGAGTCCTTGTGCCCAGAATTTTGTTGAAAGTGACATTCAAACTCAGTTTTGTTGCccaattaaaataataacttGTAAAGgataaattatgaaaaatatttcTTGATCAGCATTTGAAACTTATTTGTCATTTTTCTTTGCACTTTGTCTATTGGAACTCGTTTCAATCATTAATTTGCTGGATATTTCAAGGCATGGTTATGTTGAAACTGCAGATATATGATAGGAAGCTACAGCATTGGGAACATATCattggaaaataataatatttgcatATTTTGTTTAACTGATCGTGAAGCTTCATCATATAGTGATTTAACCCATGATCATAACAATTCAGTTTGTAATGAACAATGAACAGTCCTGACCAGTTTGCCCACACTTCGACTAATCTTACATGATAATCCACTTGATCCTGCAATATTTAGATCCCATGAATACTTTCTTAAATCCTAGATGAAGAGGCAATGTACCCAAAGCAAGATAATGTAAAAGTAATCATCAAtctcattatttttctatgaattggagATAAAATGAGGTCTATGCTATTGGTGGATTCTAAAAACAGGGTTTGAGGTAAATTGCATATGTAAAAAAGATAAACAGTAAGCAAGCAAATATATGTATTACTACACAAACATAGATGGGATCTGATAAGTTCAAAGTTCTTAATTTTCTCCAAACCATTTGGAATGCATATCAGCAAAAACTTCAAATCTTTCTCCTGAGATTgtgaaattaaataatgaaattattaacCTAAGACAAATATctcaaatataatatgaatacacTCTATGTAGTTAAAGGGTGTTGGCTACTTTAATTTTCCATTCTAATGCTGCCAATGAGCCAAATACTTGGAATGGTCAGAATAAACCAGACAGAAAAGCTGAAGAAACAAAGAGTATTGTGTAACAACACTAAAAAGGAATATCatctattatatattataattcagAAAAATACAGAAAGCAACTATTTCTAGCTACCCCCTTTTAAGAGTGTACAAGTTTCTTTGCATATTGTGGACAAGTACACTCCAAAATGCTCATAATTAAAAGAATTTCAGAcccaaaaagagaggaaagaaaaaggaaaaaaaaacttccccAAGAAACTATTAGTTACCTTGATTAGTTTAGGTAGCTTTCTTTGCCTTCCCCATTGAATCCAATATTAGTTTACATTGTTCCCTAACTAAATCAATCTTCTTCACATACAATTCCAGTTCACTTTCTCCCAACTTCCTCCATTTATCATCCAATTCCTTTGCTTTTTCACTCCCAATTGATGGCATTCTTTCTCTAACAAGACGCATTAACCCTTCTGAACAGAACTTATCATTCTCCACCATGAAAGAAGCTTTCAGCCATGGATATTCAGATAGAAACTCCTCTGGCAAAATCTTACTCTCAACATTATTATTGTTTACAATCTCTTTCTTCCCTGCTTCCACATCCACTCTCGGCGAGCTTATAGACACTGAATtgctagctttcacactctgCTTCCTTGGCTTCTTCTTTGCTTCATTGCCCCAAATTTTCTTCGCAAGTACAAAGGATTTGTGCTCATGTTGTTTCAAAAATACAGGGTCATCCCCATTCCTACCTTTCTCCAAGTTGGTCTTATACTTCTGTTTCAGCCTTCTCACTTTATCAATCAATTGATTCTTTGACACATCAACACTTAGATTTTCCTTTATGAAATCAAGAAATAGGCTCATATCAGTATAAGGGTCGGACCCCTTTGCTAATCGAAAATCAATCATGCCCTGTAATATGGAAATCTCATCATCTACACTCCAAAGCCTGTTCATGCCAGAGCCAGAGACCTTTTTCCCTTCTTCAATATCTTCGCCATTCATTAGtctcttgatcttcttcttatTCGACTCATTCCCTTGAAAGTAATTTTCAATCGGACGCTTTGAACCTGAACTAACAGGCTTCACAGTGGCACAATCTATGCTCGATTTGTGAGAACCCTTCTTAGGTTTAGAAGATTCACAAGCCAATTTTCGAAGAATCGGTTTGATAGTGAAAGCAGAAGCACTTGGGGATGATTGGGTTTTTTCAGAATCGGAATCCGAGACAAACCCAGAATTCTTTTCAAGAGAATTTTCACATTTGGAGATAATAGGAGAACGGATTTCTTGTTCATGCTCTCGTTCTTcgtgttcttcttcttcatcttcttgggCGTGTTCTTCGTTTTCATCCTCAGAGTTTTGCATTAGATTATCGATTTCTGGATCTTCATGAGTCTCGTAATCGGATTCTTCTTCAGCATCTGAAAAGGCATGAGCGGACGGTAGATCATCGACGAGCCGCTTCGGTGCCATGGGAATcgaatggaagaaaaagaaaagttaggTTTTGGTTTTTGGGAAGAGCCAGCCAGAGAAATTTCATTTATAGTATTTTGGAGTAGGGTTTTTGACCCATTTGCGGTATTCTGACGTGGCAGCGTCTGGTTGGAACGTCTTTAATTCATAAAAGGAAAGGACACGTGGCAGACAAAGATATAACGTTGATATTCGCACGTGAATTAATAAAATCATTTCTTATATcactaaaataaacatttaaatgCAAATAGAGGGGATGTAGTTCGGATGGTAGAACACTTGCTCAGCATGTGAGAGGTACGGGGATTGATACTCTGCATCTTCAATACcgtcattttttatttttatttttttatattttaaaaataaaactatatagaaaattttgtaattttataataaaagtaATACTATAATACAAATTTTACTACAATATGGTAGAGTGCTTGCTTAGAGGCAAGAGATACGTTGTTATTTTCAGAATGTGAGAGGTAAAGGAATTGATATACACCTCCAGTAAGCAGGCATGTGAAATTTTAGTTAAAACTTTTTTGAAATATATCGTGATAATATgttgtaataaataaatactaaatagTAAACAAAAGTCAAATTGTAAAAATAGTACGATGGTGGTagcaatttaaccaataaactTTCAATGGTAGGAATTAAACCTTCAAACtttcattaaattgaaaatcaaaccctcaatctaaaaattaaattcattttcctcgATCTCTCCCCACCTTACACCTCTCCCAATAGCCAACAAAATTGATGATAGAAATTCTTAGTGAAAGCATCGATTTCAGTCCATCGAAACTTTGTAGTACAAAAACCAGCTTCAATTTCAGTTTTCTGACTAGCGGtataatttttacaattttaaaagtttgagaGTTTAATTCTTGCCATTGAAAGTTTAGGGGTGAAATTACTACCACCATCATACCTGAGGAGtggtttttacaatttttccttttaatatctataaattcttttaaaaacatATGAGAATGACTAAAATtacttttatcattttcaaaataactcttaaacatatttttaatcattcaaaactaaatttgataatttgataattgttaaaaatataaaattaaataataaattaaatttgagttaTTCAAAGCGtgttctaaaattattttggacatgacaaaaagtaattttaaaaaaaattcaaaatcactcccaaataTGCATATGATCATTTTAATGGTAAAATCTGTATTATGATAGTACTTGTCTGTTCACTCTACTAATTACCTTTGACAGATTGACAAATATAGAGAATACATAAACGAAAAATTCATATCTTTAATAGGGTTAATAAGAATGTTATATCGA comes from the Benincasa hispida cultivar B227 chromosome 5, ASM972705v1, whole genome shotgun sequence genome and includes:
- the LOC120078806 gene encoding STOREKEEPER protein-like → MAPKRLVDDLPSAHAFSDAEEESDYETHEDPEIDNLMQNSEDENEEHAQEDEEEEHEEREHEQEIRSPIISKCENSLEKNSGFVSDSDSEKTQSSPSASAFTIKPILRKLACESSKPKKGSHKSSIDCATVKPVSSGSKRPIENYFQGNESNKKKIKRLMNGEDIEEGKKVSGSGMNRLWSVDDEISILQGMIDFRLAKGSDPYTDMSLFLDFIKENLSVDVSKNQLIDKVRRLKQKYKTNLEKGRNGDDPVFLKQHEHKSFVLAKKIWGNEAKKKPRKQSVKASNSVSISSPRVDVEAGKKEIVNNNNVESKILPEEFLSEYPWLKASFMVENDKFCSEGLMRLVRERMPSIGSEKAKELDDKWRKLGESELELYVKKIDLVREQCKLILDSMGKAKKAT
- the LOC120078807 gene encoding transcription factor bHLH117 — protein: MESSAGDDASSTVWDDTCFNAMFSGVSLQSFLAGGSQSHTFLPSLFGGGYTADALAFPDGTTSFYPQPSSNFVAECTASSDGYFLKLPKSEPMNVYGNTETEETAFGLHDSMSFPHLPDLRSLEQCSSSFNKRARVDYSMLNPSQMVEPMVRGCEGFQKFFMPYQYKPSSDLITTSATVSPTVQIPRSALARQRRQKLSDKTRCLQKLLPWDKKMDIATMLEEACKYVKFLQAQLVALQSMPCESAISTYSSNHYITGVFGGLERLNRNQLLQVLVNSPVAQTMLCSQSCCVFSAEQLGLIQKIAEKRVLLQQMSTFRPKP